The Salegentibacter mishustinae genome includes a window with the following:
- a CDS encoding cation-translocating P-type ATPase, with protein sequence MSKDLHTLSVEQILSEFNVDPNKGLTGSEVKSRLEKHGYNRLKKRKSKNIGLIFLEQFLDPIIYILAAAMALAYFFGEWLEGTAVLIVILITALIGFFMEWQALRSVEALQKMVETQANVLRGGKEEQIKAAGLVPGDIVILESGDVIPADCRMLETESFAVKEAILTGESNQIEKSIEKISGQVALADRKNMLYKGTIAVRGNAKAIVVATGLKTEIGRISELTSSAEKESTPLEKKLKRLSRWLIWLTLVLALLIIVTGYFQGKDLMLMIETGIALAVAAIPEGLPIVATIALARGMLRLSKRKVIIKKLEAVQTLGETGIICTDKTGTLTENKMSVHHLVLGSSEFPATEAEKFKKDPAFERFIDIGCLCNNSKMKNGEMAGDAVEIALVEFAAEMGFDCKGIQQKYPRSQEIPFDAEIKKMATLNRVEDNFLVCVKGALEALLESCDLVLTKKGPKEFQDKKRWERQAELIAAEGMRVLAFAYKESKEEPEKESLMDNLTFVGILGFLDPPRKDIKQAIETYKNAGIRVVMITGDHPDTARKIGEEVGLITEDAPADMVIKGSELEDIKTITEDRQKTLMEAGIFARMVPGQKLDLVEFYQKNKAIVGMLGDGVNDAPALKKADIGIAMGIRGTEAAKEVADVILMDDKFTSTELAIRQGRTIFENIRQFVIFLLSCNLAEIISVALASLSNLPMPLLPLQILFLNLITDVFPALALGVGKGDPNIMKDPPRDPQEPILTKKLWRATVLYGLSITAAVIGVVAYTHFEMGLSAILVNNIAFYTLILAQLLNVFNLPRRKISFLKNEVTTNPWVWAASAFSILVMVIVYHIPVMAEALSLVPLSANHLLVIIVFGAASLVISQILKHLKLTN encoded by the coding sequence ATGTCTAAAGATCTGCACACGCTCTCTGTTGAACAAATCCTTTCGGAATTTAATGTAGATCCCAATAAAGGATTAACTGGTTCTGAGGTTAAATCAAGATTAGAAAAGCACGGCTATAATCGTTTAAAAAAGAGAAAATCTAAGAATATAGGGCTCATATTTTTAGAGCAATTCCTTGATCCCATAATTTATATTCTGGCTGCTGCCATGGCATTGGCTTATTTTTTTGGTGAATGGTTAGAAGGCACCGCGGTTTTAATAGTTATTCTTATTACTGCCTTAATTGGCTTTTTTATGGAGTGGCAAGCGCTTCGCTCGGTAGAGGCTCTTCAGAAAATGGTAGAAACCCAGGCCAATGTTTTGCGTGGTGGTAAGGAAGAACAAATCAAGGCAGCGGGATTGGTTCCCGGCGACATTGTAATTCTGGAAAGTGGCGATGTTATCCCCGCCGATTGCCGAATGCTGGAAACTGAAAGTTTCGCGGTAAAAGAAGCCATTCTTACCGGTGAGAGCAATCAGATTGAAAAAAGTATAGAAAAAATTTCTGGCCAGGTAGCCCTGGCCGATCGCAAAAATATGCTTTATAAAGGTACTATTGCGGTTAGGGGAAATGCGAAAGCAATTGTAGTGGCTACAGGCCTCAAAACCGAAATAGGGCGTATTAGTGAACTAACCAGTAGTGCCGAAAAAGAAAGTACACCTTTAGAGAAAAAACTGAAAAGATTAAGCAGATGGCTCATCTGGCTTACCTTAGTTCTCGCCCTGCTTATCATTGTTACCGGCTATTTTCAAGGTAAAGATCTAATGCTGATGATAGAAACCGGGATCGCTCTGGCAGTGGCAGCTATCCCGGAAGGATTGCCTATTGTGGCAACCATCGCGCTGGCTAGAGGGATGCTTCGACTTTCCAAAAGGAAAGTGATAATTAAAAAACTGGAAGCCGTTCAAACTTTGGGTGAAACCGGGATAATTTGCACTGATAAGACCGGTACACTTACCGAAAACAAAATGAGCGTTCATCATTTAGTGCTTGGTTCTTCAGAATTCCCTGCCACCGAAGCTGAAAAATTCAAAAAAGATCCAGCTTTTGAAAGGTTTATAGATATTGGTTGCCTCTGCAATAATTCAAAAATGAAAAATGGGGAAATGGCCGGAGACGCCGTAGAGATCGCCCTGGTAGAATTTGCGGCTGAAATGGGTTTTGATTGTAAAGGAATTCAGCAAAAATATCCCAGGAGTCAGGAAATTCCTTTTGATGCTGAAATCAAAAAGATGGCCACGCTTAACCGCGTTGAAGATAATTTCCTGGTATGTGTAAAAGGCGCCCTGGAAGCTTTGCTGGAATCTTGCGATTTAGTTTTAACTAAAAAAGGGCCAAAAGAGTTTCAGGATAAAAAAAGGTGGGAAAGACAAGCCGAATTAATCGCTGCCGAGGGGATGCGGGTTTTGGCTTTCGCCTACAAAGAAAGTAAAGAAGAGCCAGAGAAAGAATCCTTGATGGACAATCTCACATTTGTTGGGATTCTTGGTTTTTTAGATCCACCGCGAAAAGATATTAAACAAGCTATTGAAACCTACAAAAACGCCGGAATAAGAGTGGTAATGATTACAGGAGACCACCCAGATACCGCTAGAAAAATAGGAGAGGAAGTCGGGCTTATTACGGAAGATGCCCCTGCCGACATGGTGATAAAAGGCAGTGAACTAGAAGATATAAAAACGATAACAGAAGATCGGCAAAAAACTTTAATGGAAGCGGGGATTTTTGCCAGGATGGTTCCGGGTCAAAAACTGGATTTGGTAGAATTCTATCAGAAAAATAAAGCAATTGTAGGTATGCTTGGCGATGGTGTAAATGATGCACCCGCTCTTAAAAAGGCTGATATTGGGATTGCTATGGGAATTAGGGGAACAGAAGCTGCCAAAGAAGTTGCCGATGTGATTTTGATGGACGATAAGTTTACTTCTACAGAACTTGCCATAAGGCAGGGTCGCACAATTTTTGAAAATATCAGGCAATTTGTAATCTTTTTACTTTCGTGTAACCTGGCAGAAATAATCTCGGTAGCGCTGGCGTCTTTGAGTAATTTGCCTATGCCTTTATTGCCGCTGCAAATTCTTTTTCTAAATCTTATAACCGATGTTTTTCCTGCTTTGGCGCTAGGCGTGGGAAAAGGAGATCCCAATATTATGAAAGATCCTCCAAGAGACCCGCAGGAGCCTATTCTAACTAAAAAGCTTTGGAGAGCCACAGTTTTGTATGGCTTGAGTATTACGGCTGCTGTGATTGGCGTAGTGGCTTATACCCATTTTGAGATGGGCTTAAGTGCAATTCTGGTAAATAATATTGCTTTTTATACGCTTATTTTGGCTCAATTACTCAATGTCTTCAATCTCCCCAGAAGAAAAATATCTTTTTTAAAGAATGAGGTAACCACCAACCCCTGGGTTTGGGCAGCTTCAGCTTTTTCAATTTTGGTGATGGTAATAGTTTATCACATCCCTGTGATGGCTGAAGCCTTATCCCTGGTGCCTCTTTCGGCAAACCACCTTTTAGTGATAATTGTTTTTGGTGCTGCTTCGCTGGTGATTTCCCAAATACTGAAGCATTTAAAATTAACCAACTGA